Proteins encoded in a region of the Photobacterium profundum SS9 genome:
- the recG gene encoding ATP-dependent DNA helicase RecG, whose protein sequence is MSGQLLETIALTELSGVGAKMAEKLEKVGLTSVQDLLFHLPLRYEDRTRIWPIAQAMPGQHIAVQGEVLNSSITFGKRRMLTVRIADDSGSATLRFFNFNAAMQNSLAEGKQVKAFGEIKRGKFGLEIIHPDYSVFAESVSLTGEETLTPVYPTTEGLRQLTLRNLTDQALSLLDKAAVTELLPEGLYDRQMTMAQALHVMHRPTPDVSLDQLEAGKHPAQHRLILEELLAQNLSMLAVRSKSQQHSAWPLAACDNPADSLKEKLLASLPFSPTNAQQRVVADIEADLIKPLPMMRLVQGDVGSGKTLVAALAALQAIQHGFQVALMAPTELLAEQHAQNFAQWLNPMDIQVGWMAGKLKGKARETELARIENGEAKMVVGTHALFQNHVSFKNLALVIIDEQHRFGVHQRLELREKGANEGHYPHQLIMTATPIPRTLAMTAYADLETSVIDELPPGRTPVQTVALPDSRRAAIVERIRTACLNEGRQAYWVCTLIDESEVLEAQAASDTANDLTAQLPELNVGLIHGRMKAAEKQEIMRRFKAGELQLLVATTVIEVGVDVPNASLMVIENPERLGLAQLHQLRGRVGRGKVASHCVLLYHAPLSKTAQKRLGVLRDSSDGFVIAQRDLEIRGPGELLGTKQTGIADFKIADLVRDQHLIPQVQKLARYIHEQHPNNAKAIVQRWLGQRENYSNA, encoded by the coding sequence ATGAGCGGACAATTATTAGAAACCATCGCCCTGACAGAGCTGTCTGGTGTTGGCGCTAAAATGGCAGAGAAACTCGAAAAAGTCGGTCTAACGTCGGTTCAAGATCTGCTTTTTCACCTGCCCCTCCGCTATGAAGACCGTACACGTATCTGGCCAATTGCTCAAGCGATGCCCGGTCAACACATTGCTGTTCAAGGCGAAGTGCTCAATAGCAGCATTACGTTTGGTAAACGTCGCATGCTAACGGTCCGCATTGCCGACGATAGTGGTTCTGCAACATTACGCTTCTTCAATTTCAATGCGGCAATGCAAAATAGCTTGGCTGAAGGAAAGCAAGTTAAAGCGTTTGGCGAAATTAAACGCGGTAAATTTGGGCTGGAAATCATCCACCCCGATTACTCGGTGTTTGCAGAATCAGTATCACTCACCGGAGAAGAAACACTGACACCGGTTTACCCAACCACGGAAGGGCTACGCCAGCTCACTCTGCGAAACCTGACCGATCAAGCACTGAGTTTACTCGACAAAGCCGCCGTCACTGAGTTACTGCCTGAAGGCTTATACGACCGACAAATGACCATGGCACAGGCGCTGCACGTAATGCACCGCCCGACTCCAGATGTTTCTCTAGATCAACTCGAAGCCGGAAAACATCCAGCACAGCACCGATTAATTCTCGAAGAGTTGTTAGCCCAAAACTTATCGATGTTGGCCGTTCGCAGTAAAAGCCAGCAACATAGTGCGTGGCCATTAGCAGCGTGTGATAACCCAGCAGATAGCCTGAAAGAAAAATTACTGGCGAGTTTACCGTTCAGCCCAACCAACGCCCAACAACGTGTAGTAGCAGACATTGAAGCTGACCTCATAAAACCGTTACCCATGATGCGCTTAGTACAAGGTGACGTAGGTTCAGGTAAAACCTTGGTCGCTGCACTTGCTGCCTTGCAGGCAATTCAACATGGCTTTCAAGTCGCCCTAATGGCGCCAACAGAGCTACTGGCTGAACAGCATGCCCAAAACTTTGCCCAATGGCTCAACCCAATGGATATTCAAGTCGGCTGGATGGCAGGAAAACTCAAAGGCAAAGCCCGCGAAACAGAGTTAGCCCGCATTGAAAATGGCGAAGCTAAAATGGTGGTCGGTACCCATGCCTTATTTCAAAACCATGTCTCCTTCAAAAATTTAGCGTTAGTCATTATTGATGAACAGCACCGCTTTGGGGTGCATCAACGCTTAGAGCTACGAGAAAAAGGGGCAAATGAAGGGCATTATCCACATCAGCTCATCATGACCGCAACCCCGATTCCACGCACACTCGCGATGACGGCTTATGCCGATCTTGAAACCTCGGTCATTGATGAATTACCACCAGGCCGTACACCCGTTCAAACCGTCGCACTCCCCGATTCTCGCCGCGCTGCCATCGTAGAGCGTATTCGAACAGCGTGTCTGAATGAAGGGCGTCAAGCCTATTGGGTGTGTACCCTTATCGATGAATCTGAAGTATTAGAAGCCCAAGCAGCGTCTGATACCGCTAATGATCTGACCGCCCAACTCCCTGAATTAAACGTGGGATTAATTCACGGTCGAATGAAAGCCGCCGAAAAACAAGAGATCATGCGCCGCTTTAAAGCCGGAGAGTTACAACTTTTGGTCGCAACAACGGTGATTGAAGTCGGGGTAGATGTACCGAACGCGAGCTTAATGGTGATTGAAAACCCTGAACGCTTAGGGTTAGCCCAGCTCCACCAGCTACGTGGTCGGGTGGGTCGAGGTAAAGTGGCGAGTCACTGTGTTTTGCTGTACCACGCACCATTATCAAAAACCGCACAGAAACGGCTAGGCGTATTACGCGATAGTAGTGATGGTTTTGTTATTGCTCAGCGCGACCTCGAAATCCGAGGGCCAGGAGAACTGCTGGGCACCAAGCAAACTGGTATTGCTGATTTTAAAATTGCCGATCTGGTACGAGACCAACACTTGATCCCACAAGTACAAAAACTGGCACGCTACATTCACGAGCAGCACCCCAACAATGCAAAAGCCATTGTACAACGCTGGTTAGGACAACGAGAAAATTACTCAAATGCCTAA
- a CDS encoding type II toxin-antitoxin system HipA family toxin — protein MNFKSIQKLSVQRTLTTGEVVPVGVLAQNRQGVFFQYNEKYIGKFGNLSPFTLQADERLQPAPRQPHQGIHGVFGDSLPDGWGLLLQDRVFRQQGILPAQVTAMDRLAFIGHQGMGALSFTPVSEFSLDERSGIDLATLGLEAQTLFDQSVLDYKETDDLDGNTQQALATLVAVGSSGGARPKAQIYMPAGDANHCRTFAMSGDEAWLVKFTSKNLALGHEEGLCEATYLQMAEQAKCQPPNWQLISAPQSSGAMAWLAVKRFDYIPSLNSASRLHMHSACGLLDADFRSPSLDYVDLIKASRQLCMSPAAGQLQFRRAIFNLFAANQDDHSKNWGFLQLDDGNWQLAPFYDVTFSPNPFNEHATAFGGYGKAPPLKVMKKMAASAGFATWQEARHCIHEVVEALSQFTHLAQQQGISKTTLLAIEKTLVQRRLENAVLLS, from the coding sequence ATGAATTTTAAATCGATTCAGAAGCTGAGTGTTCAGCGTACCCTTACAACGGGGGAGGTTGTCCCTGTGGGCGTGCTGGCTCAAAACCGACAAGGGGTTTTCTTCCAGTACAATGAAAAATATATCGGGAAGTTTGGTAATTTATCTCCTTTTACTCTGCAAGCCGACGAACGACTACAGCCTGCGCCCAGACAACCGCATCAGGGTATTCATGGCGTTTTTGGCGATAGCCTTCCCGATGGTTGGGGGTTATTGCTGCAAGATCGCGTGTTCCGCCAGCAAGGTATTCTTCCAGCACAAGTGACAGCTATGGATAGGCTGGCCTTCATCGGGCACCAAGGGATGGGGGCATTATCTTTTACGCCTGTATCGGAGTTCTCTTTAGATGAACGCTCAGGTATTGACCTAGCAACGCTAGGGTTGGAAGCGCAAACCTTATTTGATCAATCGGTTCTTGACTATAAAGAGACGGATGATTTAGACGGTAACACCCAACAGGCACTGGCGACCTTGGTTGCCGTAGGAAGCTCTGGTGGGGCTCGGCCAAAAGCACAGATCTATATGCCCGCTGGGGATGCTAACCATTGCCGTACCTTTGCTATGTCTGGTGATGAAGCTTGGCTGGTCAAGTTTACCTCTAAGAACCTCGCGCTTGGCCATGAAGAGGGCCTGTGTGAAGCGACTTATTTACAGATGGCGGAACAAGCAAAATGCCAACCGCCCAATTGGCAACTTATTAGCGCACCACAAAGCAGCGGCGCGATGGCTTGGCTTGCAGTAAAACGCTTTGATTATATTCCGAGTTTGAACAGCGCCAGCCGCTTACATATGCACAGTGCTTGTGGCCTATTAGATGCCGATTTTCGTAGCCCAAGTCTGGATTATGTCGATTTAATTAAGGCCAGTCGCCAATTATGTATGTCACCTGCAGCTGGGCAACTACAATTTCGTCGCGCTATATTCAATTTATTTGCTGCCAACCAAGATGATCACAGTAAAAACTGGGGCTTTTTACAACTGGATGATGGTAACTGGCAATTAGCGCCTTTCTACGATGTTACGTTTAGCCCTAATCCCTTTAATGAACATGCAACGGCCTTTGGCGGGTACGGAAAAGCACCGCCGCTTAAAGTAATGAAAAAAATGGCTGCAAGTGCGGGTTTTGCTACTTGGCAAGAGGCGCGGCATTGCATCCATGAAGTCGTTGAGGCGCTTAGCCAGTTTACGCACCTTGCACAGCAACAAGGGATCAGCAAAACAACCTTGTTAGCGATAGAGAAAACACTTGTCCAACGAAGACTGGAAAACGCGGTATTGCTGAGTTAA
- the rpoZ gene encoding DNA-directed RNA polymerase subunit omega, with protein MARVTVQDAVDKIGNRFDLIQIASRRARQLQTGGKDPLVPEENDKYTVIALREIEEGLITKDILDARERQELQEQEAAELAAVSAIAGDHHHHR; from the coding sequence ATGGCACGCGTAACCGTTCAAGACGCTGTTGATAAAATTGGCAACCGTTTCGACCTGATCCAAATTGCTTCACGCCGTGCGCGTCAATTGCAAACGGGCGGCAAGGATCCATTGGTACCAGAAGAAAACGACAAATACACAGTGATCGCACTTCGTGAAATCGAAGAAGGCCTAATCACTAAAGATATCCTAGATGCTCGCGAGCGTCAGGAACTGCAAGAGCAAGAAGCGGCAGAACTAGCAGCTGTTAGTGCGATTGCAGGCGACCACCACCACCACCGTTAA
- a CDS encoding YecA family protein → MKPGRNDPCPCGSGKKYKRCCMDSVSKQHAEVFDNIEQIVAMNPNLTLDELNVVMQSRMDERNNLPNPDFCGLSSTQMINWLYAPFNELEWVTISTPEDLSASPVMRYLRLILDEAMQGDGSFKATSKGNLPTKLVRQANDALPEFAVSQNQTHISISEFSGSNEDKFNALHYSRVLAEIAGIIYRRSGRYHVKKTAQKQYQKHGIHAFFIPMLEAATSQYNWGYLDGWEYDIDLRTFWIFMLWRLQGHGCVDQLVEEVATAFPDLLLDFSSEEYLSPSQLLSALIESRFIERFLQFWGFVTVDPKRYFAETHVPRKAEMQTLLKKTFQFKTKIQ, encoded by the coding sequence ATGAAACCAGGCCGTAACGATCCTTGCCCTTGTGGCAGTGGTAAAAAATATAAGCGCTGTTGTATGGACAGCGTTTCAAAACAGCATGCAGAGGTGTTCGATAATATCGAACAAATTGTTGCGATGAACCCCAACTTGACGCTCGATGAGCTCAATGTGGTGATGCAGAGTAGAATGGATGAGCGTAATAATCTCCCTAATCCTGATTTCTGTGGCCTCTCGTCAACACAAATGATCAATTGGTTGTATGCGCCTTTCAATGAATTGGAATGGGTGACAATAAGCACGCCAGAGGATTTGTCTGCTAGCCCTGTGATGCGCTATTTAAGGTTGATTTTAGATGAGGCCATGCAGGGCGATGGTTCATTTAAAGCGACCAGTAAAGGCAACTTGCCGACAAAGCTGGTTAGGCAAGCCAATGACGCACTACCTGAGTTTGCTGTCTCTCAAAATCAAACGCACATCAGCATCAGTGAATTTTCCGGCAGCAACGAAGATAAATTTAATGCGCTGCACTATAGCCGTGTTTTGGCGGAAATTGCTGGCATTATTTATCGTCGAAGTGGTCGTTATCATGTAAAAAAGACGGCACAAAAGCAGTATCAGAAACATGGTATACATGCTTTTTTTATCCCTATGCTTGAAGCTGCAACCAGTCAATACAATTGGGGATACCTAGATGGATGGGAGTACGATATTGACCTAAGAACCTTCTGGATATTTATGCTTTGGCGTTTGCAAGGTCATGGTTGTGTTGATCAATTGGTTGAAGAAGTGGCCACCGCATTTCCTGATTTACTGCTCGATTTTTCATCGGAAGAATACTTATCGCCAAGCCAGTTACTGAGTGCTTTGATTGAATCGCGCTTTATTGAACGATTTCTACAGTTTTGGGGGTTTGTGACGGTTGATCCCAAACGATATTTTGCCGAAACTCATGTGCCGAGAAAGGCAGAGATGCAGACACTGCTGAAAAAAACTTTTCAATTCAAAACTAAGATCCAATAG
- the gmk gene encoding guanylate kinase, producing the protein MSKGTLYIVSAPSGAGKSSLINALLETNPTYDMKVSVSHTTRGMRPGEENGVHYNFISVEEFTELTEQESFLEHAEVFGNYYGTSRPWIEDQLNKGIDVFLDIDWQGARQIRIQMPAAKSLFILPPSKEELERRLNARGQDSETIIARRMQEARSEISHYNEYDYVIVNDDFDAALMDFKAIIRAERLKQDKQTAKYNSMLNALLAEQ; encoded by the coding sequence ATGAGCAAAGGTACTCTATACATCGTGTCGGCACCAAGTGGCGCTGGTAAATCAAGTTTGATTAATGCGCTGCTTGAAACTAATCCGACCTATGACATGAAAGTATCCGTTTCCCACACGACTCGCGGTATGCGACCTGGTGAAGAAAATGGTGTTCATTACAATTTTATTAGTGTTGAAGAGTTCACAGAACTAACCGAACAAGAGTCATTCCTTGAACATGCTGAAGTATTTGGTAATTATTACGGTACATCACGCCCTTGGATTGAAGACCAGCTGAACAAAGGTATTGATGTCTTTTTAGATATTGATTGGCAGGGTGCGCGTCAAATCCGCATACAAATGCCAGCGGCGAAAAGCCTCTTCATTTTACCACCTTCAAAAGAAGAATTAGAGCGTCGTTTAAATGCTCGTGGTCAAGACAGTGAAACCATAATTGCACGTCGTATGCAAGAAGCTCGTTCTGAAATCTCTCATTACAACGAATATGACTATGTCATCGTTAATGATGATTTCGATGCTGCGTTAATGGACTTTAAAGCCATTATTCGTGCAGAACGATTGAAGCAAGACAAGCAAACTGCTAAATATAACAGTATGCTAAATGCTCTACTGGCAGAACAGTAA
- a CDS encoding helix-turn-helix domain-containing protein, with translation MRFSLLDDTDVSQAFATHLRGLRKEAKLSREALAKRSCVPASTIKKFELTGQISFRQLLLLWQSLDSLDRLYQLTQASSARSALPTSIEEVLKDEF, from the coding sequence ATGCGTTTTTCACTTTTAGATGATACCGATGTTAGCCAGGCTTTTGCTACTCATCTGCGTGGTTTGCGTAAAGAGGCGAAGCTGTCGCGTGAAGCGCTTGCCAAGCGCAGCTGTGTGCCCGCCTCAACCATCAAAAAGTTTGAGCTCACTGGGCAAATTTCATTTCGCCAGTTACTGCTGTTGTGGCAGTCATTGGACTCACTTGATCGGCTCTATCAACTGACACAAGCAAGTTCTGCTCGTTCAGCTTTACCGACCAGTATAGAAGAGGTGCTGAAAGATGAATTTTAA
- the spoT gene encoding bifunctional GTP diphosphokinase/guanosine-3',5'-bis pyrophosphate 3'-pyrophosphohydrolase, with the protein MYLFDSLKEVAIEYLPESQIEALRQAYLVARDAHEGQTRSSGEPYIIHPIAVARILAEMRLDQETLMSALLHDVIEDTEVTKEDLASRFGDTVAELVDGVSKLDKLKFRDRKEAQAENFRKMIMAMAHDIRVILIKLADRTHNMRTLGALRPDKRRRIARETLEIFSPLAHRLGIHNIKTELEELGFEALYPNRYRVLKGVVAAARGNRKEMINKIHAEIEGRIDDAGIEGKVLGREKNLYSIYNKMKNKEQRFHSIMDIYAFRVLVKDLDTCYRVLGQVHNLYKPRPSRMKDYIAIPKGNGYQSLHTSLVGPHGVPVEVQIRTDDMDQMADKGVAAHWSYKKNGESSGTTAQIKAQRWMQSLLELQQSAGSSFEFIENVKSDLFPDEIYVFTPKGRIVELPVGATAVDFAYAVHTDVGNACVGSRVNRQPYPLSKPLKNGQTVDIISAPGARPNAAWLNYVVTARARTKIRQVLKTMRREESITLGKRLINHALGELNIDQVDPTRLQQLLTNQRLETSDDLLVEIGLGELMSIVVARRLLGNTEDDHSTDANTGRRMPIRGADGILMTFANCCHPLPGDAIMAHVSPGKGLVIHREECSNIRGYQREPDKYMPVEWSEDFEHEFVTTLKVDMQNHQGALADLTNTIAATGSNIQGLATEEKDGRLYTITVRLTTKSRIHLAKIMRHIRVMPNVVRVARQKN; encoded by the coding sequence TTGTATCTATTTGATAGCCTGAAAGAAGTCGCAATCGAATACCTGCCAGAGTCTCAAATTGAGGCTCTTCGGCAGGCGTATCTCGTTGCGCGTGATGCCCATGAAGGGCAAACCCGCTCAAGCGGTGAACCTTATATTATCCACCCTATTGCTGTTGCCCGCATTCTTGCGGAAATGCGCCTCGATCAAGAGACGCTTATGTCAGCATTACTCCACGACGTTATCGAAGATACCGAAGTCACGAAAGAAGACCTTGCAAGTCGCTTTGGTGATACCGTAGCCGAACTCGTCGATGGTGTTTCAAAGCTGGATAAACTTAAGTTTCGTGACCGCAAAGAAGCTCAGGCCGAGAACTTCCGTAAAATGATCATGGCGATGGCTCATGACATTCGCGTTATTCTCATCAAGCTCGCTGACCGTACGCATAACATGCGCACGTTGGGTGCTTTACGCCCAGATAAGCGTCGTCGAATTGCCCGCGAAACCTTAGAAATATTTTCTCCCCTCGCTCACCGTTTAGGTATCCATAACATCAAAACAGAACTCGAAGAGTTAGGCTTTGAAGCGTTATACCCAAACCGCTATCGCGTGCTTAAAGGGGTTGTTGCTGCTGCGCGTGGTAACAGAAAAGAAATGATCAATAAGATTCACGCTGAAATCGAGGGACGTATCGATGATGCGGGGATCGAAGGCAAAGTCTTAGGCCGCGAAAAAAATCTTTACTCCATCTATAACAAGATGAAAAACAAAGAACAGCGATTCCATTCCATTATGGATATTTACGCTTTCCGGGTTTTAGTTAAAGATTTAGATACTTGTTATCGAGTATTAGGGCAAGTACATAACTTGTACAAGCCGCGCCCAAGCCGCATGAAAGACTACATTGCCATCCCTAAAGGTAATGGTTACCAGTCATTACATACTTCATTAGTTGGCCCTCACGGTGTACCTGTCGAAGTACAAATTCGTACTGACGATATGGACCAGATGGCTGACAAAGGTGTTGCTGCTCATTGGTCTTACAAGAAAAATGGCGAAAGCTCTGGCACAACCGCTCAGATTAAAGCACAGCGCTGGATGCAAAGTTTACTTGAGCTTCAACAAAGTGCCGGTAGTTCATTCGAATTCATTGAAAACGTTAAATCTGATCTGTTCCCAGATGAAATTTACGTCTTCACGCCAAAAGGCAGAATCGTTGAATTGCCTGTAGGTGCAACGGCCGTTGACTTCGCGTATGCAGTACACACTGACGTAGGTAATGCCTGTGTCGGTTCGCGCGTCAATCGTCAACCTTATCCATTAAGCAAGCCACTGAAAAACGGTCAGACCGTTGATATTATCAGTGCGCCCGGAGCTCGCCCTAATGCAGCATGGCTTAATTATGTAGTGACAGCCCGTGCACGCACGAAGATCCGCCAGGTTCTTAAAACCATGCGCCGTGAAGAGTCCATTACATTGGGGAAACGCCTAATCAACCATGCACTTGGTGAACTGAATATCGACCAAGTTGATCCAACTCGCCTACAACAGCTACTGACCAATCAGCGTCTAGAAACATCAGATGATTTGCTGGTTGAAATTGGTTTAGGTGAGTTAATGAGCATTGTTGTAGCACGTCGCTTACTTGGTAATACTGAAGATGACCACTCGACAGATGCTAATACCGGTCGTCGGATGCCGATTCGGGGCGCCGATGGTATTTTAATGACCTTCGCCAATTGTTGTCACCCACTGCCAGGTGATGCAATTATGGCACATGTTAGCCCTGGTAAAGGCTTGGTTATCCACCGCGAAGAATGCTCTAACATTCGCGGCTACCAGCGTGAACCTGATAAATATATGCCTGTTGAATGGAGTGAAGACTTCGAACATGAATTTGTAACCACCCTAAAAGTGGATATGCAAAATCACCAAGGTGCACTGGCTGATTTAACCAATACCATTGCAGCAACGGGTTCTAATATTCAAGGTTTGGCGACAGAAGAAAAAGATGGCCGTTTATATACCATCACTGTTCGTCTCACGACTAAGAGCCGTATTCATTTGGCCAAGATTATGCGACATATTCGTGTGATGCCAAATGTTGTACGTGTGGCACGACAAAAGAATTAA
- the trmH gene encoding tRNA (guanosine(18)-2'-O)-methyltransferase TrmH — MTPDRYQRIHSVLATRQPDLTVCMEEVHKPNNVSAIIRTADAVGIHKVHAVWPKENMRVLSHTSAGARNWVELDTHDNMVDAITQLKAQGMQILATNLSDTAIDFRDVDYTKPTAIILGGEKNGITAEALAQADQDIIIPMVGMVQSLNVSVASALILYEAQRQRQNAGMYEREKTLLPDEVVHRILFERGHPVLAKVARRKRLSYPPLDDEGQIVAGDDWWATMQAIEPKKHK, encoded by the coding sequence ATGACTCCTGATCGTTACCAACGTATTCATTCAGTACTCGCCACTCGCCAACCAGATTTAACGGTCTGCATGGAAGAAGTACATAAACCTAATAATGTTTCTGCCATTATCCGCACCGCTGATGCTGTGGGTATTCATAAAGTGCATGCTGTTTGGCCAAAAGAAAATATGCGGGTGCTCAGCCATACGTCAGCCGGAGCACGTAACTGGGTTGAACTCGATACCCACGACAATATGGTCGATGCCATTACCCAGCTAAAAGCGCAAGGTATGCAGATATTAGCGACCAACTTGTCTGATACGGCAATTGATTTTCGTGATGTGGACTACACCAAGCCAACAGCGATTATCTTAGGCGGTGAAAAAAATGGGATCACCGCTGAAGCATTAGCACAGGCCGATCAAGATATCATCATCCCTATGGTTGGCATGGTACAGTCTTTGAATGTATCGGTAGCAAGTGCCTTAATCTTGTATGAAGCACAGCGCCAGCGTCAAAATGCAGGGATGTACGAACGCGAAAAGACCTTATTGCCAGATGAGGTGGTTCATCGCATTCTATTTGAACGCGGTCATCCTGTATTGGCAAAAGTTGCTCGTCGAAAAAGGCTATCTTATCCACCGCTTGATGATGAAGGTCAGATTGTGGCTGGCGATGATTGGTGGGCGACCATGCAGGCTATCGAGCCTAAAAAGCACAAATAA